The proteins below are encoded in one region of Bombus terrestris chromosome 7, iyBomTerr1.2, whole genome shotgun sequence:
- the LOC100642638 gene encoding uncharacterized protein LOC100642638 — protein sequence MAANLLTLFTCFSLLISLALNGVAYDPNDKSLKDILLPEGQFEAFYLKGSQEEEQNAVRPPHLHGSFHQYKNPALVSAPNSAAYGFRFDGKRRFNYN from the exons ATGGCAGCAAACCTTCTTACCTTGTTCACG tgtttttctcttttaatttctttGGCGTTGAATGGGGTGGCTTACGATCCGAACGACAAATCGCTGAAGGATATTCTGTTACCGGAAGGACAGTTCGAGGCATTCTACTTGAAAGGGTCGCAGGAGGAAGAACAGAACGCCGTAAGGCCTCCGCATTTGCATGGCTCGTTTCATCAATACAAGAATCCCGCCCTAGTCAGCGCACCGAACAGCGCTGCGTACGGTTTTCGCTTCGATGGAAAGCGCCGTTTCAATTACAATTAA